Proteins encoded together in one Telopea speciosissima isolate NSW1024214 ecotype Mountain lineage chromosome 6, Tspe_v1, whole genome shotgun sequence window:
- the LOC122663947 gene encoding pentatricopeptide repeat-containing protein At2g44880-like — MREEQSLWSPIERKCLSLLQRRNTWNFLLQIHAFMLRNDLQTNVNLLTKFIIVCSSVAVNVRQCDPAAGIRHARCVFDHRCHRDDTFLCNSMIRAHVDRNQFKESVTLYRGLRSKTLFAPDDYTFSSLVKSCGFNLAIKEGQQLHNQVLKMGFGYDLIVSTGIVDMYAKLGNMTLARTLFDEMPYKSQVSWTAILVGYARTGKVEIARELFNHMPQKDAAAFNAMIDAFVKSGNVDSARELFNEMPDRNVVSWTTLIYGYCKNGDLKAARLLFNAMPEKNLISWNAIIGGYCQNKQPQEALELFREMQSYASLEPDKVTIVSILPAIADLGALDLGGWIHRFVRRKKLDKVRNVCTALVDMYAKCGEVLKAKQVFDKMHDREAASWNAMINGFAINGCAKEALEVFLEMQKEGVEPNEITMLGVLSACNHGGLVKEGKKWFQEMEGHGLSPGVEHYGCLIDLLGRAGHLEEAEQLIEKMPCEINGIILSSFLFACGCRGDVLRAERMMKRAFEMEPKNDGNYVMLRNLYAGERRWKDAEDIKGLMRRNSARKEAGCSVIKVNGGTWEFVAGDRVHPQWHLINWVLGQLLVHMRGETT, encoded by the coding sequence atccatgcTTTTATGCTCAGAAATGACCTTCAAACAAATGTTAATTTGCTCACCAAATTCATCATTGTGTGCTCTTCGGTTGCAGTTAATGTTAGACAGTGTGACCCAGCGGCTGGAATCAGGCATGCTCGCTGTGTATTTGATCATCGATGTCACAGGGATGACACATTTCTCTGCAATTCCATGATTAGAGCTCACGTCGACAGAAACCAATTTAAAGAGTCTGTGACCCTTTATAGAGGCCTTCGGAGCAAAACCCTTTTCGCCCCAGATGACTACACGTTCTCATCCTTAGTGAAGTCCTGTGGATTCAATTTGGCCATTAAAGAAGGACAGCAGCTCCATAATCAGGTGTTGAAGATGGGTTTTGGTTATGATTTGATCGTATCAACTGGAATTGTCGATATGTATGCTAAACTTGGAAATATGACATTGGCCAGAACCTTGTTCGATGAAATGCCTTACAAAAGTCAAGTGTCTTGGACAGCTATACTAGTTGGATATGCACGGACAGGGAAGGTGGAAATTGCAAGGGAGCTATTCAATCATATGCCTCAGAAAGATGCCGCAGCCTTCAATGCAATGATAGATGCTTTTGTCAAATCAGGGAATGTGGATTCTGCAAGGGAGTTGTTTAATGAGATGCCAGACAGGAACGTTGTCTCTTGGACTACTTTGATTTATGGGTATTGCAAGAATGGTGATCTCAAAGCTGCTAGATTACTCTTCAATGCAATGCCAGAGAAGAATCTGATCTCATGGAATGCAATCATTGGGGGTTACTGCCAGAACAAGCAACCTCAAGAGGCATTAGAATTGTTCAGGGAGATGCAATCATATGCTTCTCTTGAGCCAGATAAAGTTACTATTGTGAGCATTCTTCCAGCTATTGCTGATTTAGGAGCATTAGATTTGGGTGGTTGGATTCACAGATTTGTCAGGAGAAAGAAACTTGATAAAGTCAGGAACGTTTGCACTGCACTGGTGGACATGTATGCTAAATGTGGTGAAGTTCTGAAAGCAAAACAAGTTTTTGACAAGATGCATGATAGAGAAGCAGCTTCTTGGAATGCCATGATCAATGGGTTTGCCATCAATGGATGTGCCAAGGAGGCACTAGAAGTGTTCTTGGAGATGCAGAAGGAAGGAGTTGAGCCAAATGAGATAACCATGCTTGGGGTCTTGTCTGCTTGTAATCATGGTGGCCTGGTCAAGGAAGGGAAGAAGTGGTTTCAAGAAATGGAGGGGCATGGCCTCTCCCCAGGAGTCGAGCATTATGGTTGCCTTATAGATCTTTTGGGGAGGGCAGGGCATTTGGAGGAAGCTGAGCAATTGATTGAGAAAATGCCTTGTGAGATTAATGGGATAATCTTGAGCTCTTTTCTGTTTGCTTGTGGCTGCCGTGGAGATGTTCTTAGGGCTGAGAGGATGATGAAAAGAGCATTTGAAATGGAGCCAAAGAATGATGGGAATTATGTCATGTTGAGGAATTTGTATGCTGGggagagaagatggaaggatGCGGAGGATATTAAGGGATTGATGAGGAGGAACAGCGCCAGGAAAGAGGCTGGTTGCAGTGTCATCAAGGTTAATGGAGGCACTTGGGAATTTGTAGCAGGGGACAGAGTGCACCCCCAGTGGCATTTGATAAATTGGGTGCTGGGTCAATTATTGGTACATATGAGGGGAGAAACCACTTGA